Genomic window (Thiosulfatimonas sediminis):
AATACTTGGAATCGAACTCATCTCGGGCTGTTTATCAGCCGCTGTTTGTGGGGATTCCAAATGTCCTTTAGGTAGAAAAGCTTCTGAAACTGGCGGCGCAGGAGGATCTCGCTTGACAGCCGAGCTTTCACAGCCAGTAATCGAAAGTAAGGCTAAAATTGAAGACGTCAAAACTAGCTTTTGAAATTTATTAGGACTCTGTGACATAGGATCCACCACTTGTATGATTTACGAACTGAAGCGCTAGGTTAAATTCTTTTCTTATCGTATTAAAAGAGACGATAAACGGTTTTGAACGCTGTAAACGCTCCGGAAGATTTTGCAGCCTAGTTTTGGCTTGAGAATACGTTTTTTCCTGCCCTAAATAAACTTTCAATCGCAGAAAACCAGCCTCAGAAGACGTATTCCCTTTCTTATAATCAAGAATGTAAACAACATCTTGATTTGCGATCCCATACCTAGCAAATTCTTGTTGAAGACTTTGGTGGCTATCGAGAGTAATGGTCGCCAACTGGATACTGTAGCCAGTAGCACTTAAAGTATCGATGATTTTCTGAGAACTGTGTAAATACTGCTGAGTTAAACGCTCTAATTGCATTTGCGGTTGACTGAAATCCGCGGTAGCAACAAGATCATCAGTCAACTTTTTATCTAACTCATTTATCTTTGACATCGGATGGTCAAAATTATTTACGTCAGTATAATCGCTTGAGACAATAATATCTTCATCGACATCATTTTTTGAGGTAATGGTTGCTTGATTTTGAGTTTGCTTTACACCCACTGTAGGCACATAATCATCCATTTTCTCAGCAAATACAAAATAAACCACTCCCGCAGCACCGAGCACAAAAAGCAATAGAATCGCGCTTATCGGAACTAAGATGGCACTTTTTGCAACGCCGGATTCCATCGCGACAAAATGTTTACGCTGCACCAGCTTATCCTGTTGACTAAAAACCGCCATTAATAACTTATCTGCCAAAACATTAATATCGCGGGGATAACCTCCAGTTAGCTTATGAATTCTTTTTGCTGCGGCAAAATTAAATACATCGATTCCTGAATAACCACTTTTACGCATTCTGAAATTCAAATAAGAATGAACATCGGCA
Coding sequences:
- a CDS encoding ExeA family protein gives rise to the protein MYRPYFGLTQLPFKTTPELDMFYREGSREEILQALEYTVVRGDGILKVVGEVGCGKTMILRLLASELSDEFKLVYVNSPNLSAKDMLLFICTELGLVVDEGMQKFTLINQLQKKLFELHSQGKKVVMLIDEAQAMTMDGLEEIRLLSNLETDRDKLLQIVLFGQPELDKALEHPNIRQLKSRITYSIYIPPLSIADVHSYLNFRMRKSGYSGIDVFNFAAAKRIHKLTGGYPRDINVLADKLLMAVFSQQDKLVQRKHFVAMESGVAKSAILVPISAILLLFVLGAAGVVYFVFAEKMDDYVPTVGVKQTQNQATITSKNDVDEDIIVSSDYTDVNNFDHPMSKINELDKKLTDDLVATADFSQPQMQLERLTQQYLHSSQKIIDTLSATGYSIQLATITLDSHQSLQQEFARYGIANQDVVYILDYKKGNTSSEAGFLRLKVYLGQEKTYSQAKTRLQNLPERLQRSKPFIVSFNTIRKEFNLALQFVNHTSGGSYVTES